One genomic window of Medicago truncatula cultivar Jemalong A17 chromosome 1, MtrunA17r5.0-ANR, whole genome shotgun sequence includes the following:
- the LOC11423865 gene encoding uncharacterized protein isoform X1: MSDSNSITAITSPFAREVCMPEARQLNDVVVELEARHSESQERFSRASDGTYKKIICMAAAKGDWNKASSYDKTHPNWISTPLTMDGDTALHIAVRMEKIKFVEKLVKRTNKKDMEIRRVDGNTVFCLAAISGNVKIARILCEKNPELVWIKGHEEKLPIQLASSAGQLHMVEFLFQRIQQFNNINLLPFQDIVNLFFLTLTNNIYTASKSLLEKKPGLACIENEDGITALQLLAKSSFQKHASGYKDFLRSLFERIEEEEEEDQLVQSRKTSKAMFEAAKSGNIIILDFIFNYNPNLFMEVNSKGQSILHIAILYRKGSVYRLIFTKGSYKNVLVQHIDLEGNNILHLAGKFAVEERFGSPTHQALICSEELWFKEVEKITPPTFKNMKNHDGMTPIELFYEKHKRSSEKAVEEVNGISNTFIVVATLIITLGITGALTIRTNPVGPKSILFCDDIWYMIFILSIGVGVSFCASSVLLFTSVILPSTWRLTGGYVYSRITRMTIGYLFLYASALVMGLFSTMSGVVLVYDFLPGWVFYSIFPLCVMPAFAFVCFSYYSLYIAARLLRVFFQECAAMVLSIMGIDYNWPLFYLE, from the exons ATGTCCGACTCCAATTCAATTACTGCTATTACCTCACCATTTGCACGGGAAGTGTGCATGCCTGAGG CGAGACAACtgaatgatgttgttgtggAATTAGAAGCAAGGCATAGTGAATCTCAAGAACGTTTTTCACGAGCATCTGACG GAACATATAAAAAGATTATTTGTATGGCAGCAGCAAAAGGGGATTGGAATAAGGCTTCATCCTATGATAAAACTCATCCTAACTGGATATCTACTCCCTTGACTATGGATGGAGATACAGCTCTTCATATTGCAGTGAGGAtggaaaaaatcaaatttgttgaAAAGTTGGTTAAACgtacaaacaaaaaagatatgGAAATTCGTAGAGTTGATGGAAATACTGTCTTTTGTTTAGCTGCTATTTCAGGAAACGTGAAAATTGCAAGAATTTTATGTGAAAAGAATCCAGAATTGGTATGGATTAAAGGTCATGAAGAAAAGTTGCCAATTCAATTGGCATCCTCAGCCGGGCAACTTCATATGGTGGAGTTTTTGTTTCAAAGGAttcaacaattcaacaacattaatTTACTACCATTTCAAGATATTGTCAATCTATTTTTCTTGACCCTTACCAACAACATTTACA CTGCGTCAAAGAGTTTATTGGAAAAAAAACCAGGACTCGCTTGTATAGAAAATGAAGATGGGATAACTGCCTTACAATTGCTTGCTAAATCAT CCTTTCAAAAGCATGCTAGTGGTTATAAAGATTTTTTAAGATCGTTGTTTGAGagaatagaagaagaagaagaagaagaccaACTTGTGCAATCTAGAAAAACTTCAAAAGCAATGTTTGAGGCAGCAAAATCAGGAAACATtataattttagattttatcTTCAACTACAATCCGAATCTATTCATGGAAGTCAATTCAAAAGGGCAAAGCATACTTCACATTGCTATCTTATATAGGAAAGGAAGTGTATATCGTTTAATATTCACAAAGGGTTCATACAAGAATGTTTTAGTGCAACATATTGATCTCGAGGGAAACAATATTCTTCACTTGGCTGGAAAGTTCGCAGTTGAAGAAAGATTTGGATCCCCTACACATCAAGCTCTTATTTGCAGTGAAGAGTTATGGTTTAAG GAAGTGGAGAAGATAACTCCTCCTACAttcaaaaacatgaaaaatcatGATGGTATGACCCCAATAGAattgttttatgaaaaacaCAAACGATCGTCTGAAAAAGCTGTAGAAGAAGTGAATGGAATATCAAATACTTTTATAGTAGTTGCAACACTTATTATCACATTAGGGATCACTGGAGCGCTCACAATTCGTACTAATCCTGTCGGTCCAAagtcaatattattttgtgatGACATATGGTACATGATATTCATTCTATCAATTGGAGTTGGAGTGAGTTTTTGTGCATCATCGGTACTTTTATTCACCTCAGTTATTCTCCCTTCAACTTGGAGGTTAACAGGAGGTTATGTGTATTCGAGGATAACAAGGATGACAATAGGATACTTGTTCCTTTATGCCTCTGCTTTGGTCATGGGTTTGTTTTCTACTATGTCTGGTGTTGTTTTGGTCTATGATTTCCTCCCTGGTTGGGTCTTTTATTCCATTTTTCCACTTTGTGTTATGCCAGCCTTCGCCTTTGTTTGCTTTTCCTATTATTCTTTATACATCGCTGCGCGTTTGCTACGAGTCTTTTTCCAAGAATGTGCAGCTATGGTTTTGTCCATAATGGGGATTGACTATAACTGGCCTCTTTTTTACTTGGAATGA
- the LOC11423865 gene encoding uncharacterized protein isoform X2: MSDSNSITAITSPFAREVCMPEARQLNDVVVELEARHSESQERFSRASDAAKGDWNKASSYDKTHPNWISTPLTMDGDTALHIAVRMEKIKFVEKLVKRTNKKDMEIRRVDGNTVFCLAAISGNVKIARILCEKNPELVWIKGHEEKLPIQLASSAGQLHMVEFLFQRIQQFNNINLLPFQDIVNLFFLTLTNNIYTASKSLLEKKPGLACIENEDGITALQLLAKSSFQKHASGYKDFLRSLFERIEEEEEEDQLVQSRKTSKAMFEAAKSGNIIILDFIFNYNPNLFMEVNSKGQSILHIAILYRKGSVYRLIFTKGSYKNVLVQHIDLEGNNILHLAGKFAVEERFGSPTHQALICSEELWFKEVEKITPPTFKNMKNHDGMTPIELFYEKHKRSSEKAVEEVNGISNTFIVVATLIITLGITGALTIRTNPVGPKSILFCDDIWYMIFILSIGVGVSFCASSVLLFTSVILPSTWRLTGGYVYSRITRMTIGYLFLYASALVMGLFSTMSGVVLVYDFLPGWVFYSIFPLCVMPAFAFVCFSYYSLYIAARLLRVFFQECAAMVLSIMGIDYNWPLFYLE, translated from the exons ATGTCCGACTCCAATTCAATTACTGCTATTACCTCACCATTTGCACGGGAAGTGTGCATGCCTGAGG CGAGACAACtgaatgatgttgttgtggAATTAGAAGCAAGGCATAGTGAATCTCAAGAACGTTTTTCACGAGCATCTGACG CAGCAAAAGGGGATTGGAATAAGGCTTCATCCTATGATAAAACTCATCCTAACTGGATATCTACTCCCTTGACTATGGATGGAGATACAGCTCTTCATATTGCAGTGAGGAtggaaaaaatcaaatttgttgaAAAGTTGGTTAAACgtacaaacaaaaaagatatgGAAATTCGTAGAGTTGATGGAAATACTGTCTTTTGTTTAGCTGCTATTTCAGGAAACGTGAAAATTGCAAGAATTTTATGTGAAAAGAATCCAGAATTGGTATGGATTAAAGGTCATGAAGAAAAGTTGCCAATTCAATTGGCATCCTCAGCCGGGCAACTTCATATGGTGGAGTTTTTGTTTCAAAGGAttcaacaattcaacaacattaatTTACTACCATTTCAAGATATTGTCAATCTATTTTTCTTGACCCTTACCAACAACATTTACA CTGCGTCAAAGAGTTTATTGGAAAAAAAACCAGGACTCGCTTGTATAGAAAATGAAGATGGGATAACTGCCTTACAATTGCTTGCTAAATCAT CCTTTCAAAAGCATGCTAGTGGTTATAAAGATTTTTTAAGATCGTTGTTTGAGagaatagaagaagaagaagaagaagaccaACTTGTGCAATCTAGAAAAACTTCAAAAGCAATGTTTGAGGCAGCAAAATCAGGAAACATtataattttagattttatcTTCAACTACAATCCGAATCTATTCATGGAAGTCAATTCAAAAGGGCAAAGCATACTTCACATTGCTATCTTATATAGGAAAGGAAGTGTATATCGTTTAATATTCACAAAGGGTTCATACAAGAATGTTTTAGTGCAACATATTGATCTCGAGGGAAACAATATTCTTCACTTGGCTGGAAAGTTCGCAGTTGAAGAAAGATTTGGATCCCCTACACATCAAGCTCTTATTTGCAGTGAAGAGTTATGGTTTAAG GAAGTGGAGAAGATAACTCCTCCTACAttcaaaaacatgaaaaatcatGATGGTATGACCCCAATAGAattgttttatgaaaaacaCAAACGATCGTCTGAAAAAGCTGTAGAAGAAGTGAATGGAATATCAAATACTTTTATAGTAGTTGCAACACTTATTATCACATTAGGGATCACTGGAGCGCTCACAATTCGTACTAATCCTGTCGGTCCAAagtcaatattattttgtgatGACATATGGTACATGATATTCATTCTATCAATTGGAGTTGGAGTGAGTTTTTGTGCATCATCGGTACTTTTATTCACCTCAGTTATTCTCCCTTCAACTTGGAGGTTAACAGGAGGTTATGTGTATTCGAGGATAACAAGGATGACAATAGGATACTTGTTCCTTTATGCCTCTGCTTTGGTCATGGGTTTGTTTTCTACTATGTCTGGTGTTGTTTTGGTCTATGATTTCCTCCCTGGTTGGGTCTTTTATTCCATTTTTCCACTTTGTGTTATGCCAGCCTTCGCCTTTGTTTGCTTTTCCTATTATTCTTTATACATCGCTGCGCGTTTGCTACGAGTCTTTTTCCAAGAATGTGCAGCTATGGTTTTGTCCATAATGGGGATTGACTATAACTGGCCTCTTTTTTACTTGGAATGA
- the LOC11423865 gene encoding uncharacterized protein isoform X3, producing the protein MAAAKGDWNKASSYDKTHPNWISTPLTMDGDTALHIAVRMEKIKFVEKLVKRTNKKDMEIRRVDGNTVFCLAAISGNVKIARILCEKNPELVWIKGHEEKLPIQLASSAGQLHMVEFLFQRIQQFNNINLLPFQDIVNLFFLTLTNNIYTASKSLLEKKPGLACIENEDGITALQLLAKSSFQKHASGYKDFLRSLFERIEEEEEEDQLVQSRKTSKAMFEAAKSGNIIILDFIFNYNPNLFMEVNSKGQSILHIAILYRKGSVYRLIFTKGSYKNVLVQHIDLEGNNILHLAGKFAVEERFGSPTHQALICSEELWFKEVEKITPPTFKNMKNHDGMTPIELFYEKHKRSSEKAVEEVNGISNTFIVVATLIITLGITGALTIRTNPVGPKSILFCDDIWYMIFILSIGVGVSFCASSVLLFTSVILPSTWRLTGGYVYSRITRMTIGYLFLYASALVMGLFSTMSGVVLVYDFLPGWVFYSIFPLCVMPAFAFVCFSYYSLYIAARLLRVFFQECAAMVLSIMGIDYNWPLFYLE; encoded by the exons ATGGCAGCAGCAAAAGGGGATTGGAATAAGGCTTCATCCTATGATAAAACTCATCCTAACTGGATATCTACTCCCTTGACTATGGATGGAGATACAGCTCTTCATATTGCAGTGAGGAtggaaaaaatcaaatttgttgaAAAGTTGGTTAAACgtacaaacaaaaaagatatgGAAATTCGTAGAGTTGATGGAAATACTGTCTTTTGTTTAGCTGCTATTTCAGGAAACGTGAAAATTGCAAGAATTTTATGTGAAAAGAATCCAGAATTGGTATGGATTAAAGGTCATGAAGAAAAGTTGCCAATTCAATTGGCATCCTCAGCCGGGCAACTTCATATGGTGGAGTTTTTGTTTCAAAGGAttcaacaattcaacaacattaatTTACTACCATTTCAAGATATTGTCAATCTATTTTTCTTGACCCTTACCAACAACATTTACA CTGCGTCAAAGAGTTTATTGGAAAAAAAACCAGGACTCGCTTGTATAGAAAATGAAGATGGGATAACTGCCTTACAATTGCTTGCTAAATCAT CCTTTCAAAAGCATGCTAGTGGTTATAAAGATTTTTTAAGATCGTTGTTTGAGagaatagaagaagaagaagaagaagaccaACTTGTGCAATCTAGAAAAACTTCAAAAGCAATGTTTGAGGCAGCAAAATCAGGAAACATtataattttagattttatcTTCAACTACAATCCGAATCTATTCATGGAAGTCAATTCAAAAGGGCAAAGCATACTTCACATTGCTATCTTATATAGGAAAGGAAGTGTATATCGTTTAATATTCACAAAGGGTTCATACAAGAATGTTTTAGTGCAACATATTGATCTCGAGGGAAACAATATTCTTCACTTGGCTGGAAAGTTCGCAGTTGAAGAAAGATTTGGATCCCCTACACATCAAGCTCTTATTTGCAGTGAAGAGTTATGGTTTAAG GAAGTGGAGAAGATAACTCCTCCTACAttcaaaaacatgaaaaatcatGATGGTATGACCCCAATAGAattgttttatgaaaaacaCAAACGATCGTCTGAAAAAGCTGTAGAAGAAGTGAATGGAATATCAAATACTTTTATAGTAGTTGCAACACTTATTATCACATTAGGGATCACTGGAGCGCTCACAATTCGTACTAATCCTGTCGGTCCAAagtcaatattattttgtgatGACATATGGTACATGATATTCATTCTATCAATTGGAGTTGGAGTGAGTTTTTGTGCATCATCGGTACTTTTATTCACCTCAGTTATTCTCCCTTCAACTTGGAGGTTAACAGGAGGTTATGTGTATTCGAGGATAACAAGGATGACAATAGGATACTTGTTCCTTTATGCCTCTGCTTTGGTCATGGGTTTGTTTTCTACTATGTCTGGTGTTGTTTTGGTCTATGATTTCCTCCCTGGTTGGGTCTTTTATTCCATTTTTCCACTTTGTGTTATGCCAGCCTTCGCCTTTGTTTGCTTTTCCTATTATTCTTTATACATCGCTGCGCGTTTGCTACGAGTCTTTTTCCAAGAATGTGCAGCTATGGTTTTGTCCATAATGGGGATTGACTATAACTGGCCTCTTTTTTACTTGGAATGA